GCAGATGATTGGGATGAAAGGGCGCACACGGTTGAGGAAGTTAAGGCCATGTTGCAACACAGGAAAGAAGCTGCTATGAAGCGTGAAAAGACTTTATCCCAGGGTTTGTCTCAGCAggtttatttctttcatgttcTCTATCTCCTCTGTTTTTTCTCCTTgtcatgttttattttttgagcTCACTGGTTCAAGTTCTGCTATGTCCCATTTCAAAGATTTGGAGGACTCGTAGGAGCCCATCAATAGGCAATGATGATGAGCTCCAGGAAAGACCACAATGGCTAGACCGCTGGATAGCTACAAAGCCATGGGATAGCAGCAGAGCAAGAGCTTCAACTGATCAAAGAGACCCTATTAAAACTGTAGAAATTGACACTTCCCAGCCTTACTCTTACTTAGCACCCAATTTTAGAAGAACAAATCATAGCCAATATCACCAGCAGCGTCAAAGGCCAAGTTCTCCACTCCATAGAGCCCATCAAACTGCACCTCATCATCACTCTCCTGTTACACCATCTCCATCGAAATCCAGACCTGTTCAAGTCCGATCAGCAAGCCCGCGGTGCATAAGAGAAGACAGAATCTATAATCCATCTCAAACACCAAGCCTAAGGTCCAATTACCACTACACAGGCAACTCGCATCAACGTGCTAGTGGGAGTAGCAATAACAGTAATGCTAGTACTGCTACATTGCCTAATTACATGGCTGCAACCGAGTCTGCTAAAGCTAGAATACGATCTCAAAGTGCACCGAGACAAAGACCATCAACTCCGGAAAGAGACCGAGTCGGGTCTGCAACTGCGAAGAAGCGGCTTTCTTTTCCTGTCCCAGATCCTTATAATGTAGGAATGGGATATGGGCATGGATTAAGGAGTCCAAGTTTCAAGAGTGTCAGTGGTGTACATTTTGGCGGGTTAGAACAACAATCTAACTATTCATCTTGCTGTACGGAAAGTCTTGGTGGTGAGATTTCACCTTCTTCAACCAGCGATCTCAGGAGGTGGTTGAGGTGATTTTAATGATCACACATGATACCATTAGGTTTCTCTTTAATTTTGGGACTGTGACTCTACATAGGGTGGTTGAAAATGAAACTAATGTAGAAACAAGAGAGAAGTGAAATGAGCTTCTTTTTCGGATAGGTAGTTGCCACTTGATATTTAGAAAGTGTGAccttgtgtgtgtgtgtgtctcttttttactttcttttttcttttcttttatatatttgtttgaaGTTGTAACCATAGGTGAGCTATTTGTTGTGCCCA
The Ricinus communis isolate WT05 ecotype wild-type chromosome 1, ASM1957865v1, whole genome shotgun sequence DNA segment above includes these coding regions:
- the LOC8266310 gene encoding protein IQ-DOMAIN 17, with translation MGKKGGSSWLTAVKRAFRSPTKDADKRSSRRREDHDQEEDEEKKREKRRWLFRKPSVQEPVIQQAPSKAATDKATGGVISTDHVSNAAVDQKHATASQAAAEAARLTRPTYHAREHYAAIVIQTAFRGYLARRALRALKGLVKLQALVRGHNVRKQAKMTLRCMQALVRVQARVLDQRVRLSHEGSRKSAFSDTNSVIESRYLQDISDRKSMSREGSSIADDWDERAHTVEEVKAMLQHRKEAAMKREKTLSQGLSQQIWRTRRSPSIGNDDELQERPQWLDRWIATKPWDSSRARASTDQRDPIKTVEIDTSQPYSYLAPNFRRTNHSQYHQQRQRPSSPLHRAHQTAPHHHSPVTPSPSKSRPVQVRSASPRCIREDRIYNPSQTPSLRSNYHYTGNSHQRASGSSNNSNASTATLPNYMAATESAKARIRSQSAPRQRPSTPERDRVGSATAKKRLSFPVPDPYNVGMGYGHGLRSPSFKSVSGVHFGGLEQQSNYSSCCTESLGGEISPSSTSDLRRWLR